The Apium graveolens cultivar Ventura chromosome 6, ASM990537v1, whole genome shotgun sequence genome contains a region encoding:
- the LOC141666978 gene encoding 7-deoxyloganetin glucosyltransferase-like codes for MDSLERAAEKQAHVVCVPFPAQSHIKAMLKMAKLLYSRGIFITFVNTEYNHKRFLKSGSAHSLDGLPGFQFETIPDGIPSSDSDATQEIPALCRSIIENQMLLPFQNLVIKLNNESHQVTSILSDGFMPFIADVAHSHGIPSILLWTVAACGFMGFYHFNSALERGLVPFEDESYKTNGFLDTIIDWIPGMGDIRFGDLPTHIRIIDPEDLVFNFILESTKRATNATVNVFHTFIDLELKVVNAISSMFKCVYTIGPQQLLLNQIPKNQEERLKSIGYSLWEEEKACLRWLDSKKADSVVYINFGSITVLSPEQLMEFGWGLANSNCSFLWIIRPDLIVGESAVTLGVEFMDAIKNRGVIASWCPQEDVLNHVSVGGFLTHGGWNSMIESISAGVPMLCWPFFGDQTTNCKYMCNDWGCGMEIRNDVNRDDVEKLVRLLMDGVEGERMRKKAMEWKKKAENACSPDGSSSLNLDKLVLLLKN; via the exons TTCCAGCTCAAAGTCACATTAAGGCAATGCTGAAGATGGCAAAGCTCTTATATAGCAGAGGCATTTTCATTACATTTGTGAATACAGAGTACAATCACAAACGCTTCCTTAAATCAGGAAGTGCTCATTCTCTAGATGGCCTGCCTGGTTTTCAATTTGAAACGATTCCAGATGGCATCCCTTCATCTGATTCTGACGCCACACAAGAAATTCCTGCACTTTGTCGTTCCATCATAGAAAACCAAATGTTGCTGCCATTTCAAAACCTCGTCATAAAACTCAATAATGAAAGCCACCAGGTCACTTCCATCCTCTCCGACGGTTTCATGCCATTCATAGCTGATGTTGCACATTCACATGGAATTCCTAGTATTTTGCTCTGGACAGTTGCTGCTTGCGGATTTATGGGATTTTATCACTTCAATAGTGCCCTTGAAAGAGGACTTGTACCATTTGAAG ATGAGAGCTATAAAACAAATGGGTTTTTGGACACTATAATAGACTGGATCCCAGGAATGGGAGATATTCGTTTCGGGGATCTCCCAACCCATATCAGAATCATTGATCCAGAAGATTTAGTGTTCAACTTCATACTGGAATCTACTAAGAGAGCAACTAATGCTACAGTAAATGTATTTCATACTTTCATTGATTTGGAACTCAAAGTTGTGAATGCCATATCATCTATGTTCAAGTGTGTTTATACAATAGGTCCGCAACAATTACTCCTCAACCAAATACCAAAAAATCAGGAAGAGCGCCTCAAGAGCATTGGATACAGTCTTTGGGAAGAGGAAAAGGCATGTCTCCGGTGGCTGGACTCTAAAAAAGCTGATTCTGTAGTTTATATAAACTTTGGAAGCATAACAGTTCTTTCTCCGGAGCAATTGATGGAGTTTGGCTGGGGCCTTGCTAATAGCAACTGCTCCTTCTTATGGATAATTAGGCCAGATTTGATTGTTGGTGAATCTGCCGTCACTTTGGGAGTTGAATTTATGGATGCTATCAAGAACAGGGGTGTCATTGCGAGCTGGTGTCCACAAGAGGATGTCCTCAACCACGTATCAGTGGGAGGGTTTTTGACACATGGAGGCTGGAACTCAATGATTGAGAGCATATCTGCTGGAGTGCCAATGCTCTGTTGGCCTTTCTTTGGTGATCAAACAACCAACTGCAAGTACATGTGTAACGACTGGGGATGTGGAATGGAGATTCGAAATGATGTAAACAGAGATGATGTGGAGAAGCTTGTTAGACTATTGATGGATGGAGTAGAGGGTGAGAGAATGAGAAAGAAAGCCATGGAATGGAAGAAAAAGGCAGAAAATGCATGTAGTCCTGATGGCTCATCTTCTCTCAATTTGGACAAACTGGTTCTTCTCCTGAAGAACTAA